The DNA sequence GCGTTACGTTCATCCTTCTCCGCGTCGGTCATGCAGAAGACGGGGGTCGAGTCGCCCACGCCTCGCGGATCGAGGGCGACGATGTCGTAGGCCTTGACAACCGCCTCGCCGATTCCCTGCGCCGCGTAGTACGGCAGGGCGGAGACGACCGCGCCGCCGGGGCCACCGGGGTTGACGAAGAGGGCGGGTGCCCCCTCCACGCCGGAGCGATGGATAGCGAGGGCGAGCGTGATCTGGTCGCCGTCAGGGTTCGACCAGTCGAGCGGCGCCTTGAGGAACGCGCACTGATACTCACTCGCGTCGGAGGAGTTGACGCCCTGGAAGGAATCGAAGGTCCCCTCCGCGCACGCGCCCCAGGCGATCTCCTGCTCGTAGTAGGACTGGATGGAGCCCGACTGGACGGGGATCGGCGCGGCCGTGGAGCTGGCCGTGGTCGCGGGCACCGGCCCCTTGCGCTGGGTTCCGTAATAGCCGATGACGGTCAGGACGATCGCGACGACGGCGAGGATAGCGACGGCGCCGGCCGCGATGGAGCGAGTCTTCATGGCCCCGATTGTAACGGAGAAACGCCGGGTCAGTTTTCACACCTGGGGGCGCAACGAAATCGCCATGTCCTCCAGGACCAGCAGGGGGTTTCCATTCGACACGAGGCGTTTGCGCGCGGTCTCGATGTGGTCGACTCGCGCGAGTGTCTGGCGGGGCGTGGAATCCTGCGCGATCTGGTGTACCAGGTCGGTCAGGTCCGTGTTGATGAGCTCTCCGTCCCCGCCCACCTGGATCATGAGCACGTCGCGGTAGATCGCGAGCAGGTCGATGAGGGCGCGGTCGATCGCGTCGGTGAGGGCACGCTTGGAGCGGCGCTTCTGGTCTTCCTCGAGCTGGCGGATCATCGTGCGCGAGGCCTTGGTGGCGCTCTCGCCCTCATCCATACCAAGCTGGCGCAGCAGCTCCGCCTTCTCGCGGGCGTTACGTTCGCTGACCTGCGCGTCCGCCTGAGCTCTGGCGGTCTCAAGGAGGCGGTCTGCCGCCATGACAGCCTCGCCGACGCTGCGCACGGAGGCGGGCGCGGTGATGATCTCGCGGCGGCGGGCGCGCATCTGCGGGTCCCTGGCAAGAGCCCGAGCCAGTCCGATGTGTGACTGGGCGGCGCGCGCGGCCTCGAGGGCGACCTCGGGGGTGGTGCCCCCCTCGCGCACGAGCAGGTCAGCGACGGCGCTGGCGGTGGGAATACGCAGGCCGAGGTGGCGGCAACGCGAGCGAATAGTGGCGATCATGTCCTCGGGACTGGGGGCGCACAGCAGCCACACGGTGTGCTCGGGCGGCTCCTCGATCGCCTTGAGCAGGGCGTTCGCGCCGGACTCGCCGAGGCGATCCGCGTCTTCGACGACGATGACGCGCCACAGCCCCTGGGAGGGCGAGGACTGGGCCTGGAGGACGAGAGAACGCGCGGTCTCCACGTTGATGATCGAGGTTTCGGTGGCCGCGAAGACGACGTCGGCGTTCGTGCGCCCCATCGTCGTGCGGCATCCGGGGCACGTCCCGCACCCCACGGTCTCGCCCGTGCACTGCAGGGCGGCGGCGAAGGCCCGGGCGGCGACGGAGCGACCCGACCCGGGCGGGCCGGTAATCAGCCATGCGTGGCTCATCGAACGCGCCGCGTCGGAGGCGCGGGAAGCGCCGCGGGAGGCGACGATGGCGCGGGCGCTGGACGCGGCCTCGTCAAGCTTGGCGACCGCCGCGTCCTGTCCGACGAGCGAGGACCAGACGCTCATCATTCATCCCAGAGCGCACCCTGGGATTCACCCAGGGCTCCCACCATGGTGGCGGGCTTACGGGACGAGCCCTTGTCCGCGCTCTTCTCGCGCGGCTTGTCTGCGGCCTCGAGGGATGCGGGACGCTCGGACGAGGCCGGGGCCTCCTGTGCGGACAGGGGGGCGTCGTCGGCCTCGTCGATCGTGACGGAACCCCCCTCGAAGCGTTCGACGAGGACGCCGCGGATCTCGGAGAACACCTCGTCGATCGTGCCCACCGCATCGATAACGACGATGCGGTCGGGCTCGGCGTCCGCGAGGCGCAGGTACTCGTGGCGCACGCGCTCGTGGAAGTCCATGGACTCGCGCTCCATACGGTCCGGCGCATCGGTATGACGGTGCAAACCAACCTCTGGAGGCAGGTCCAGGAGGAAGGTCAGGGAGGGGTAGAGGCCGCGGGTCGCCCAGGCGGACAGAGACGCGATCTCGTCAACGCCGAGGGAGCGGGCCGCGCCCTGATAGGCCAGGGAGGAGTCGATGTAGCGGTCCCCCAGCACGACCGCGCCGCGCTCGAGGGCGGGAGCGATAACCGTTGCGACGTGGTAGGCGCGGTCGGCGGCGTACAGGAGAGCCTCCGTGCGCGCGTCCACGTCCTCGGGACCGTTTTGCACGAGGCGTCGGATCTCCGTGCCCAGCTCGGTGCCGCCCGGCTCGCGGGTGACGATGACCTCGCGGCCCCGGCTCTCGAACCAGTCGCGCACCGACTGGATCTGCGTGGATTTACCCGAGCCGTCGCCGCCCTCGAAGGTGATGAACACTCCTCGCGCTGCCATCAGCTGTCCTTCTTCGTCGTGGCCTTCTTGGTGGCCGTCTTTTTCGCGGGGGCCTTCTTGGCGGTCGCCTTCTTAGCCGCGGGCTTCTTCGCGGCCGCCTTGCGCGTGCGCTTGGGGGCGGGCCCCTTGGCGCGTTTGTCGGCCAGCAGCTCGTAGGCGCGCTCGGCCGTCAGGTCCTCGACCGTTTCGGCGCGCGGCACAGTCACGTTGGTCTCGCCGTCGGTGACGTAGGGGCCGAAGCGACCGTCCTTGACGGTGACCTTCTTGCCGGAGATCGGGTCCTCACCGAACTCGCGCAGCGGAGGACGGGCGGTGCCGCGCCCGCGGGTCTTGGGCTGAGCGTAGATGGCCAGTGCCTCGTCCAGGGTGATGGTCAGCAGCTGATCCTCGGAGGACAGCGTGCGCGAATCCGTACCCTTCTTCAGGTAGGGGCCGTAGCGACCGTTCTGCGCGGTGATGACGTCACCCGAGGCCGGGTCGGTGCCCACCTCGCGCGGCAGGGAGAGCAGCGACAGGGCGTCCTCGAGGGTGACGGTGGAGATGTCCATCGTCTTGAACAGCGAGGCGGTACGGGGCTTGTCGGCAGCCTTCTTCGCCTTCTTCGCACCCTCGTCCTCGGCCACCTCGGGCAGAACCTCGGTGACGTAGGGGCCGTAGCGCCCGTCCTTGACGATGATCGTGTGACCGGTCGCGGGGTCGACGCCCAGCTCGCGGCCGTCGTCGGCGGCGCGGGCAAAGAGCTGGTCCACCAGCTCGTCCGTCAGCTCGTCGGGAGCGACCTCCGGCGGGACGTTCGCGCGAGTGCCGTCTTCCTTTTCCATGTAGGGGCCGTAGCGGCCCACGCGCAGCGTCACGCCGCGACCCAGGTCGATCGAGTTGACGGCGCGCGCGTCGATGTCGTCGCCCAGGGAGGCAACGTCGTGGCGCAGGCCGCCGCTCTCGCCCGTGCCGTCGGGACCGAAGAAGAAGCCGGTCAGGAACTCCGTGCCGTTTTCCTCGCCCGCGGCGATACGGTCCAGGTCTCCCTCCATGGAGGCCGTGAAATCGTAGTCGACCAGGTTCGCCAGGTTCTCCTCGAGCAGGCGCGTCACGGAGAAAGCCAGCCAGGTGGGCACCAGGTACTGACCGCGGTGCGTCACGTATCCGCGATCCCCGATCGTCTGGATGGTGGCCGCGTAGGTGGAGGGACGGCCAATACCGAGCTCCTCCATGGTCTTGACCAGCGTCGCTTCCGTGTAGCGACCCGGGGGCTGGGTCTCGTGGCCGTCGGGGGTGGCCTCGGTCAGCGTCGCAGGATCACCCTCGGCGACGTCCGGCAGGGTCTTCTCCGCGTCGTTCTTTTCCGCGTCGTAGCGCCCCTGGTCGCGGCCCTCCTGGTAGGCCAGGCGGAAGCCCGGGGAGGTGATGACCGTGCCCGAGGCCGAGGACAGCACGTCGTGGCGCGCGCCGTCGACCTCGATGCCGGTGAGCACGCGGATCGTCGCCGTGTAGCCAAGCGCATCGGCCATCTGCGAGGCGACCGTGCGCTTCCAGATCAGGTCGTACAGGGCCAGCTGCTGCTTGGAGAGGGAACCAGCCACCTCGCCCGGCGTGCGGAAGTGGTCGCCGGCGGGACGGATCGCCTCGTGTGCCTCCTGCGCGCCCTTCGACGCGGTGCCGTAGGTGCGCGGGGACTCGGCCACGGCCTCGGCCCCGTAGAGCTGGGTGGCCTGCTCGCGGGCGGCGTGAATCGCCTGGCTGGACAGGGCAGTGGAGTCGGTGCGCATGTAGGTGATGTAACCGGACTCGTACAGGGACTGGGCGGTGCGCATCGTCGAGGACGCGTTCCAGTGCAGCTTGCGCGACGCCTCCTGCTGGAGGGTCGACGTCGTGAAGGGGGCGGCCGGGCGGCGACGGTAGGGCTTGCGGGTCACCGAATCGATGACCGAGGCCGGGGAATCGGACAGGGCCTGGGCGTAGGCGCGGGCCGTGGCCTCGTCCAGGTGGAGGACGCCGCCCTTGAGAGCCTTCGCGTTCAGCTCGCCCTTCTCGGAAAAGTCGGAGCCGGTCGCGATCGAGTGGCCGTCCACGGATGAGACGCGCGCGCCGAAGGCCTGGCCCGCACACGTGAAAGCCGTGTCGATCGACCAGTACTGGGCGCTCACGTGCGCCATGCGGTCGCGCTCCCGGGCGACCACGAGGCGCGTGGCCACCGACTGCACGCGGCCGGCGGACAGGGACGGGCGGATCTTGCGCCACAGGAGGGGCGAGACCTCGTAGCCGTAGAGGCGGTCGAGGATGCGGCGGGTCTCCTGTGCGTCCACCAGGGCGGTGTCCAGGTCGCGCGTGTTGTCCAGCGCGCGCTGGATGGCTTCCTTCGTGATCTCATGGAAGACCATGCGGCGCACGGGAACCTTGGGCTTGAGAACCTGCAGGAGGTGCCACGCGATGGCCTCACCCTCGCGGTCCTCATCAGTTGCCAGGAAGAGTACGTCGGACTCCTTGAGGAGCTTTTTGAGTTCGGTGACCTTCTTTTTTTTATCCGGGTTCACCACGTAGTAGGGGGTGAAGCCGTCATCCACGTTGACTGCGAAGCGGCCAAAGGGCCCCTTCTTCATGTCCTTGGGCAGCTCGGACGGCTGCGGGAGGTCGCGGATGTGGCCGATCGACGCGGTCACGTGGTAGTCGGGCCCCAGGTACCCCTCGATGGTGGCTGCCTTCGCAGGAGACTCCACGATCACGAGCTTCGTCGCTGACATTGCCGGTCCCTTCCCTTAGCTTCCCCAGTATTTGTAGCACCCTCGTGCCGGGAGCACCCGGTGAGGCATCTGGGATGGACCTTACCGTGTCCCACCCGCATCTGGGTATCGGGGCTACTTCCGCGCATCTCACGCCGGGTGGGGTTGACAGTGGCGAGGCCGTGGCAGATTCTCGCGCGCGAGCGCGACCGGGCGGCGCATCGGCGGGCGCACGCGGCAGCACCTATGGATAGGGAGGAACCCCGGCCTCGTCCCATATCCCCATCGTGTCCATCGCTTGTATGACGGGCACTTCATCGGGCAGAATCGGGGGCGTGGTTGCGAGTTTCCTGTCCGATATCCCGTTCCCCGTTTGGTTCTGCATCGGGTGCGTCGTCGTGTATTTCCTCAATTACTATGTCAAGCAGGCGATCAACCGGTCAAAGGGCGCTGTTCCCGCGCCGCGCGATGTGCGCAAGGCGGGGCAGGAGGGCGAGTGGAACAAGCTCAACGAGCACC is a window from the Schaalia odontolytica genome containing:
- a CDS encoding DNA polymerase III subunit delta'; the protein is MMSVWSSLVGQDAAVAKLDEAASSARAIVASRGASRASDAARSMSHAWLITGPPGSGRSVAARAFAAALQCTGETVGCGTCPGCRTTMGRTNADVVFAATETSIINVETARSLVLQAQSSPSQGLWRVIVVEDADRLGESGANALLKAIEEPPEHTVWLLCAPSPEDMIATIRSRCRHLGLRIPTASAVADLLVREGGTTPEVALEAARAAQSHIGLARALARDPQMRARRREIITAPASVRSVGEAVMAADRLLETARAQADAQVSERNAREKAELLRQLGMDEGESATKASRTMIRQLEEDQKRRSKRALTDAIDRALIDLLAIYRDVLMIQVGGDGELINTDLTDLVHQIAQDSTPRQTLARVDHIETARKRLVSNGNPLLVLEDMAISLRPQV
- the tmk gene encoding dTMP kinase, encoding MAARGVFITFEGGDGSGKSTQIQSVRDWFESRGREVIVTREPGGTELGTEIRRLVQNGPEDVDARTEALLYAADRAYHVATVIAPALERGAVVLGDRYIDSSLAYQGAARSLGVDEIASLSAWATRGLYPSLTFLLDLPPEVGLHRHTDAPDRMERESMDFHERVRHEYLRLADAEPDRIVVIDAVGTIDEVFSEIRGVLVERFEGGSVTIDEADDAPLSAQEAPASSERPASLEAADKPREKSADKGSSRKPATMVGALGESQGALWDE
- the topA gene encoding type I DNA topoisomerase, translated to MSATKLVIVESPAKAATIEGYLGPDYHVTASIGHIRDLPQPSELPKDMKKGPFGRFAVNVDDGFTPYYVVNPDKKKKVTELKKLLKESDVLFLATDEDREGEAIAWHLLQVLKPKVPVRRMVFHEITKEAIQRALDNTRDLDTALVDAQETRRILDRLYGYEVSPLLWRKIRPSLSAGRVQSVATRLVVARERDRMAHVSAQYWSIDTAFTCAGQAFGARVSSVDGHSIATGSDFSEKGELNAKALKGGVLHLDEATARAYAQALSDSPASVIDSVTRKPYRRRPAAPFTTSTLQQEASRKLHWNASSTMRTAQSLYESGYITYMRTDSTALSSQAIHAAREQATQLYGAEAVAESPRTYGTASKGAQEAHEAIRPAGDHFRTPGEVAGSLSKQQLALYDLIWKRTVASQMADALGYTATIRVLTGIEVDGARHDVLSSASGTVITSPGFRLAYQEGRDQGRYDAEKNDAEKTLPDVAEGDPATLTEATPDGHETQPPGRYTEATLVKTMEELGIGRPSTYAATIQTIGDRGYVTHRGQYLVPTWLAFSVTRLLEENLANLVDYDFTASMEGDLDRIAAGEENGTEFLTGFFFGPDGTGESGGLRHDVASLGDDIDARAVNSIDLGRGVTLRVGRYGPYMEKEDGTRANVPPEVAPDELTDELVDQLFARAADDGRELGVDPATGHTIIVKDGRYGPYVTEVLPEVAEDEGAKKAKKAADKPRTASLFKTMDISTVTLEDALSLLSLPREVGTDPASGDVITAQNGRYGPYLKKGTDSRTLSSEDQLLTITLDEALAIYAQPKTRGRGTARPPLREFGEDPISGKKVTVKDGRFGPYVTDGETNVTVPRAETVEDLTAERAYELLADKRAKGPAPKRTRKAAAKKPAAKKATAKKAPAKKTATKKATTKKDS